The Pararge aegeria chromosome 8, ilParAegt1.1, whole genome shotgun sequence genome window below encodes:
- the LOC120625813 gene encoding uncharacterized protein LOC120625813 yields MSWTLILVCAVCVSVVRTQVIPGKSRTNDGDFNNVNSDGSFDFGYTNKDVGGSYHLAQGNINGVVGGRFGARDPGNNEIKETIYTAGPRGFRARGPNIHRKIDLDQRPRGNIGNKDDPYFDPSEDPSYSFKQDTRTYSKNENADSRGDVTGSYSFVDDIGERHDVSYIAGRDTGFHVSSANPDAPNLIGSPFHRAPLVRGEDKPRGKTAVQRGLDGSYRFISAGPDQRRTESSDSHGNVRGSYTFLDDKGVQRSVHYIAGPGIGYRIVKNSNDPIIPPYFPTLPSSFDPAFNAVGGSGVSVSPSFPSSDDGGDDVFKGPDGTAASGHVKPPPFPSEIDRPSSQVIIPSEIEETPPENGPSGEGYGPGPTYVQETGSEDLAYVDEDAPSFPGPKPTQGPGKPWRPSSKPNKPFRPTKKPYVPVKPSQGTNIKPGDFEVESGEQSKPEFAVGFNIQHTKPGTTIIRNIGEEYFGIPPGVSVRAHVQSIDLYPFGSKPLSPSEALENDKT; encoded by the exons ATGTCCTGGACATTGATTTTAGTGTGTGCCGTGTGTGTGAGTGTCGTAAGGACCCAGGTGATACCCGGAAAGTCTAGGACGAACGACGGCGATTTTAACAACGTAAACTCAGATGGATCTTTTGATTTTGG GTACACAAATAAAGACGTTGGAGGGAGCTACCACTTGGCGCAGGGAAATATTAACGGAGTGGTAGGAGGTAGGTTTGGAGCAAGAGATCCTGGAAACAATGAAATCAAGGAAACCATTTATACGGCTGGACCTAGAGG GTTTCGAGCAAGAGGCCCAAACATCCATCGTAAGATAGACCTTGACCAGCGACCTAGAGGTAACATCGGAAACAAGGACGACCCCTACTTTGACCCCAGTGAAGACCCCAGCTACTCTTTCAAGCAAGATACACGGACTTACTCGAAGAACGAGAATGCAGACAGCAGAGGCGACGTTACAG GCTCATACTCATTCGTGGACGATATCGGCGAACGACATGATGTCTCATACATCGCGGGTCGAGACACTGGCTTCCACGTTTCTTCAGCTAATCCAGACGCACCCAACCTAATCGGATCTCCATTCCATCGCGCTCCGCTAGTTAGGGGGGAGGATAAACCGAGGGGGAAGACAGCCGTCCAGCGAGGACTTGACGGCTCATACAG ATTCATATCAGCTGGGCCTGATCAGCGGAGAACTGAGAGCAGCGACTCTCACGGTAACGTCAGAGGTTCCTACACATTTTTGGACGACAAAGGTGTACAAAG gtCAGTCCACTACATAGCCGGCCCCGGTATAGGATATCGCATCGTCAAAAATAGCAACGACCCCATCATACCACCCTATTTCCCAACACTACCTAGCTCATTCGACCCGGCGTTCAATGCGGTTGGAGGAAGCGGCGTCTCCGTGTCTCCTTCATTTCCTTCCAGTGATGACGGAGGAGATGATGTTTTTAAAG GACCAGACGGCACTGCCGCTTCGGGACATGTTAAACCACCACCATTTCCTTCTGAAATAGATAGGCCAAGCAGTCAGGTTATCATTCCATCTGAAATTGAAGAGACTCCACCAGAAAATGGGCCTAGCGGGGAGGGTTACGGGCCAGGACCAACCTACGTCCAAGAAACTGGATCGGAGGACTTAGCCTATGTGGACGAGGATGCCCCTAGTTTTCCAGGCCCCAAGCCAACTCAAGGACCAG GCAAACCTTGGCGTCCATCCAGCAAACCGAACAAGCCTTTTAGGCCGACGAAGAAACCTTATGTACCGGTAAAACCTTCCCAAGGGACGAATATTAAACCAGGCGATTTCGAAGTTGAGAGTGGCGAGCAAAGTAAACCAGAATTTGCGGTAGGATTCAATATACAGCACACCAAGCCCGGTACAACTATCATTAGAAATATAGGTGAAGAGTATTTTGGTATTCCTCCTGGTGTCTCAGTCAGGGCTCACGTTCAAAGTATTGATTTATATCCGTTTGGCTCTAAGCCACTATCACCTTCTGAAGCTCTAGAGAATGACAAAACGTAA